Proteins from one Candida orthopsilosis Co 90-125, chromosome 2 draft sequence genomic window:
- a CDS encoding Hsp30 heat shock protein yields the protein MSFTQLSDLVKRNRAVDINPPPSESDINLTSHGSDWLWAAFSVFALLAICHGFIYSLVSVRRSGIKKSLLTIPLFTNAVMAFAYYTYASNLGYTWIETEFHHVSTDRGLFVRQIFYTKFVGWFLCWPLVLVIFTVNTHTSLTDDREDILKKILQVFSAIFTRILSIEVFVLGLLIGALIRSTYKWGYFTFATVALLFTIYLVCVDLHNSFQSVNKSLVANLVIIFEIVVWILYPVCWGLSEGGNVIQPDSEAVFYGILDLINFGFVPVILTWIAVNTIDEDFFTKIWHFHLNNNVSVERDAEKSVGETTPRHSGDTTVAPAGVHQEEEEHV from the coding sequence atgagCTTTACCCAACTTTCTGATTTGGTCAAACGTAACCGTGCTGTTGACATCAACCCACCCCCATCAGAGTCTGACATCAATTTAACCAGCCATGGTAGTGACTGGTTATGGGCCGCTTTTTCAGTATTTGCTTTACTTGCAATTTGCCATGGTTTTATCTACAGTTTGGTTAGTGTACGCAGAAGTGGTATCAAGAaatcattgttgacaattCCATTGTTTACCAATGCTGTTATGGCATTTGCTTACTACACGTATGCTTCAAACTTGGGTTACACTTGGATTGAGACTGAGTTCCACCACGTCTCCACTGATAGGGGATTATTTGTGCGTCAAATCTTCTACACAAAGTTTGTTGGATGGTTCTTGTGTTGGCCATTAGTTTTGGTCATCTTTACTGTTAATACTCATACAAGCTTGACAGATGACAGAGAAGATatcttgaaaaagattttgcaaGTGTTTTCTGCCATTTTTACCAGAAtcttatcaattgaagtatTTGTTTTGGGTTTGTTGATTGGTGCTTTGATTAGATCTACTTACAAATGGGGTTACTTTACCTTTGCAACTGTTGCTTTGTTGTTCACAATCTATCTTGTCTGTGTCGATTTGCACAACAGTTTCCAATCAGTCAACAAGAGCTTGGTTGCTAATTTGGTGataatctttgaaattgtcgTTTGGATCTTGTATCCAGTTTGTTGGGGTTTGTCAGAAGGTGGTAATGTAATCCAACCAGATTCAGAAGCTGTATTCTATGGTATCTTGGATCTTATCAACTTTGGATTTGTTCCTGTCATTTTGACTTGGATTGCTGTCAACACTATTGATGAGGACTTCTTTACCAAGATCTGGCACTTccatttgaacaacaatGTCAGTGTAGAACGTGATGCTGAAAAGTCTGTTGGTGAGACTACCCCAAGACACTCTGGTGATACCACAGTTGCACCAGCAGGAGTTCACcaagaagaggaagagcATGTTTAA